Sequence from the Saccharopolyspora pogona genome:
GACCACAAGGAAGAGATCGAAGAGGTCCTCAAGGGCGCCGACATGGTGTTCGTGACCGCCGGCGAGGGCGGCGGCACCGGCACCGGCGGCGCACCGGTCGTGGCGTCGATCGCGCGCAAGCTCGGCGCGCTGACCATCGGCGTGGTCACCCGGCCGTTCTCCTTCGAGGGCAAGCGCCGCGCGGCCCAGGCCGAGCAGGGCATCCAGCAACTCCGCGAGTGCTGCGACACCCTCATCGTGATCCCGAACGACCGGCTGCTGCAGCTCGGCGACATCGGGGTGAGCCTGATGGACGCCTTCCGGTCCGCGGACGAGGTGCTGCTCTCCGGTGTCCAGGGCATCACCGACCTGATCACCACGCCGGGTCTGATCAACCTCGACTTCGCCGACGTCAAGAGCGTCATGTCCGGCGCGGGCAGCGCCCTGATGGGCATCGGCTCGGCGCGCGGTGAGGGCCGAGCGGTGCAGGCCGCGCAGAAGGCGATCAACTCGCCGCTGCTGGAAGCGTCCATGGAGGGCGCGCACGGCGTGCTGCTGGCCATAGCCGGTGGTTCCGACCTCGGCCTGTTCGAGATCAACGAGTCGGCGTCGCTGGTGCAGGAATCCGCGCACCCCGAAGCCAACATCATCTTCGGTACGGTCATCGACGACTCGCTGGGCGACGAGGTGCGGGTGACCGTGATCGCCGCCGGGTTCGACGCCGGCGCGCCCACCCACAAGAAGCTCGAACCGACCAAGGTCGGCGCGCGCACCGAGGAACCCGAGCCCGCTCCGGCCGCGGAGAAGCCCGTGCCGCAGCCGGTGGCGGAAACCCGGCTCGAGCCGCCGCGACCCGCACACCAGCCGACTCCGGCACCGCAGCCCGCTCCAACGGCGGTACCGACCCCGGCCCCCGTCCCGCAGGCGGAACAGCCGGTCGCCCAGCCGGCGGCGCCGCCCGTCCCGGAGACCCCGGTGCAGCCGGAGCCCGCGCCGGAACCGCAGCAGCGGCCGAACCTGGGCCAGCGGTCCGGGCTGTTCGGTGGCGACGGCTCCTCGACCGGGCAGCAGAGCGTCTCGGTGCCCACCCGCGCGAGCGGCGGCTACCCGACGCACGGCGGCACCGCCACCACCGGTCGCACCGGCGCGCTGTCCAACCGAGGCATCCCGGTGAACGACGACACCGACGACGACGTCGACATACCACCTTTCATGCGCCGCTGAAGCACGAGAAGGTGCGTCCCCGCGCCGTGCGGCACATGAGCGAGAATC
This genomic interval carries:
- the ftsZ gene encoding cell division protein FtsZ, whose protein sequence is MTPPHNYLAVIKVVGIGGGGVNAVNRMIEVGLKGVEFIAVNTDAQALLMSDADVKLDIGRELTRGLGAGAAPEVGHKAAEDHKEEIEEVLKGADMVFVTAGEGGGTGTGGAPVVASIARKLGALTIGVVTRPFSFEGKRRAAQAEQGIQQLRECCDTLIVIPNDRLLQLGDIGVSLMDAFRSADEVLLSGVQGITDLITTPGLINLDFADVKSVMSGAGSALMGIGSARGEGRAVQAAQKAINSPLLEASMEGAHGVLLAIAGGSDLGLFEINESASLVQESAHPEANIIFGTVIDDSLGDEVRVTVIAAGFDAGAPTHKKLEPTKVGARTEEPEPAPAAEKPVPQPVAETRLEPPRPAHQPTPAPQPAPTAVPTPAPVPQAEQPVAQPAAPPVPETPVQPEPAPEPQQRPNLGQRSGLFGGDGSSTGQQSVSVPTRASGGYPTHGGTATTGRTGALSNRGIPVNDDTDDDVDIPPFMRR